Proteins encoded together in one Anoxybacillus flavithermus window:
- the queF gene encoding preQ(1) synthase: MRKDEELQGVTLLGNQGTKYVFEYSPDILEVFDNKHPDRDYFVKFNCPEFTSLCPKTNQPDFATIYISYIPDKKCVESKSLKLYLFSFRNHGDFHEDCVNIIMNDLIRVMEPRYIEVWGKFTPRGGISIDPYCNWGRPGTKYEQMAEYRLLNHDLYPEKVDNR; this comes from the coding sequence ATGAGAAAAGATGAAGAACTACAAGGCGTCACACTTCTTGGCAACCAAGGAACGAAATATGTATTCGAATATAGTCCTGACATTCTTGAAGTGTTCGATAACAAACATCCAGACCGCGACTATTTCGTCAAATTTAACTGTCCGGAGTTCACGAGCCTATGCCCGAAAACGAATCAACCAGATTTTGCTACTATTTACATTAGTTACATTCCTGATAAAAAATGTGTTGAAAGTAAGTCGCTCAAGTTATATTTATTTAGCTTCCGCAATCATGGTGATTTCCATGAAGATTGCGTCAATATTATTATGAACGACTTAATTCGCGTCATGGAGCCACGCTATATTGAAGTGTGGGGCAAATTTACGCCGCGCGGCGGCATTTCGATCGACCCTTACTGCAACTGGGGTCGCCCAGGAACGAAATATGAACAAATGGCAGAATATCGTTTGTTAAATCACGATTTATATCCGGAAAAAGTCGATAATCGTTAA
- the queE gene encoding 7-carboxy-7-deazaguanine synthase QueE, translated as MERIPVIEIFGPTIQGEGMVIGQKTMFVRTAGCDYRCRWCDSSFTWDGSAKDEVKQMTAEDIWQQLKQLGGDRFNHVTISGGNPALLKGLRALISLLKEHNMRIGLETQGSVWQDWFYDIDDLTISPKPPSSNMETNFTMLDTIMERLTAHRGHVSLKVVVFNDEDFSYATYVHQRYPSVPFYVQVGNDHIHEADDVILRLNLLQKLEWLVDKVVQSKEMNNVRVLPQLHTLLWGNRRGV; from the coding sequence ATGGAGCGCATCCCGGTCATTGAAATATTCGGACCGACCATTCAAGGGGAAGGGATGGTCATCGGACAAAAAACGATGTTTGTGCGCACAGCGGGATGCGACTACCGTTGCCGTTGGTGCGATTCATCGTTTACGTGGGACGGTTCTGCAAAAGATGAAGTAAAGCAAATGACGGCGGAAGACATTTGGCAACAGCTGAAACAACTTGGTGGTGACCGTTTTAACCACGTGACGATTTCTGGAGGCAACCCAGCGTTATTAAAAGGACTTCGTGCTCTTATTTCATTATTAAAAGAACATAACATGCGCATCGGCTTAGAAACGCAAGGAAGCGTATGGCAAGATTGGTTTTATGACATTGACGATTTAACGATTTCACCAAAGCCGCCAAGTTCAAATATGGAAACAAATTTTACAATGCTTGATACGATAATGGAACGACTCACAGCGCATCGCGGGCATGTGAGTTTAAAAGTTGTCGTGTTTAACGATGAAGATTTTTCTTATGCGACGTATGTGCATCAACGTTATCCGTCCGTTCCGTTTTACGTGCAAGTAGGCAACGATCATATACATGAAGCAGACGATGTGATTCTTCGCCTAAACCTATTACAAAAGCTTGAATGGCTCGTTGACAAAGTAGTACAGTCTAAAGAGATGAACAACGTCCGCGTCTTGCCACAACTACACACGTTATTATGGGGCAATCGCCGCGGCGTATAA
- a CDS encoding FixH family protein translates to MKKWLLLFVFALLVVAGCANKAEEEELAYLDVKMAVEEKLPANEEVELACFVTYGDEKVTDASEVKFEVWKHGDDNREKIEGKHAGDGKYVARYTFETKGTYTVVAHVTAKNMHNMPKVDIVVE, encoded by the coding sequence ATGAAAAAGTGGTTGTTGTTGTTTGTCTTCGCTTTGCTTGTTGTGGCAGGTTGTGCAAACAAAGCAGAGGAAGAAGAGCTGGCGTATTTAGACGTCAAAATGGCGGTAGAAGAAAAGCTTCCGGCAAATGAAGAAGTCGAGCTTGCATGTTTTGTGACATACGGTGACGAAAAAGTGACCGATGCATCGGAAGTAAAATTTGAAGTGTGGAAACATGGCGATGACAATCGCGAAAAGATTGAAGGAAAGCATGCGGGCGACGGAAAGTATGTCGCGCGCTATACGTTTGAAACGAAAGGGACGTATACCGTCGTCGCACATGTGACAGCAAAAAATATGCACAATATGCCAAAAGTCGATATAGTTGTAGAATAA
- a CDS encoding oxidoreductase: MRQRTALLIGATGLVGGELLERLLRSEHYERVTVFVRKSIACTHEKLQQVIVDFDRIEQYEEYFHVDDVFSCLGTTMKKAKTRQQFIKVDYEYTLRAAKLAEKCHVKTFLFVSAIGADPHSMFFYNRVKGETEEALQRLTIRSLHIFRPSLLTGAREEFRLGEKTAEWLCSGFSFAFVGKWEKYKPIAAKQVAEAMYRAALSEKQGVYIYECSEMKGQCEQKRGLSHQQ; encoded by the coding sequence TTGAGACAGAGAACGGCTCTTTTGATCGGAGCAACCGGATTGGTCGGAGGCGAGCTTCTCGAGCGATTGCTTCGTTCAGAGCATTATGAACGAGTGACGGTGTTTGTGCGAAAGTCTATCGCTTGTACACATGAAAAATTACAACAAGTCATCGTCGATTTTGACCGAATTGAACAATACGAAGAATATTTCCACGTGGATGACGTATTTAGCTGTTTAGGGACGACGATGAAAAAAGCAAAGACGAGACAACAATTTATTAAAGTTGATTACGAATATACGTTGCGTGCCGCAAAACTGGCGGAAAAATGTCACGTCAAAACGTTTTTATTCGTTTCTGCGATCGGTGCTGATCCGCACTCGATGTTTTTTTACAATCGCGTCAAAGGGGAAACGGAAGAGGCGTTGCAGCGACTGACGATTCGTTCACTTCACATTTTCCGTCCGTCTTTGTTGACAGGAGCGCGCGAAGAATTTCGCCTCGGCGAAAAAACAGCGGAATGGCTATGTTCCGGTTTTTCATTTGCATTCGTTGGCAAATGGGAAAAATATAAACCGATTGCAGCTAAGCAAGTGGCGGAAGCGATGTATCGTGCCGCGCTTTCGGAAAAGCAAGGTGTATATATTTACGAATGTAGCGAAATGAAAGGGCAATGTGAACAAAAAAGAGGGCTGTCTCATCAACAATAA
- a CDS encoding response regulator transcription factor, whose translation MPTILIVDDEKEMRELLRLYLEPEGFTCIEAEDGEAGLAEFGRKHIDLILLDIMMPKLDGYRFCMHVRERSQVPIIFLTARSDEWDRVYGLQIGADDYIVKPFSPNEVVARVHAVLRRTKGTDVTTSYEAGPIVVDEKARKVIVNGKPVVLTLKEFELLVLFVKHRGQVFTREQLLDRVWGIHYVGSTRTVDTHIKTLRIKLGEAGQCIQTVWGVGYKFDETI comes from the coding sequence ATGCCAACGATTTTAATTGTTGACGATGAAAAAGAAATGCGTGAATTGCTTCGTCTTTATTTAGAACCTGAAGGGTTTACGTGCATCGAAGCAGAAGACGGTGAAGCTGGACTTGCCGAGTTCGGACGAAAACATATCGATTTAATTTTGCTCGATATTATGATGCCAAAACTAGACGGCTACCGCTTTTGCATGCACGTGCGTGAACGTTCGCAAGTGCCGATCATTTTTTTAACAGCACGAAGCGATGAGTGGGATCGCGTTTATGGATTACAAATTGGCGCGGACGACTACATCGTGAAACCGTTTAGCCCAAATGAAGTCGTCGCACGCGTGCACGCTGTCCTTCGCCGAACGAAAGGAACAGACGTAACGACGTCATATGAAGCAGGCCCAATTGTTGTTGATGAAAAAGCACGAAAAGTGATCGTAAACGGAAAACCGGTTGTATTAACGTTAAAAGAGTTTGAACTGCTCGTGTTGTTTGTCAAACATCGCGGTCAAGTATTTACACGCGAACAGCTGTTAGATCGCGTTTGGGGCATTCATTACGTCGGCAGCACGCGCACCGTCGATACGCATATTAAAACGTTGCGCATTAAACTCGGCGAAGCCGGACAGTGCATTCAAACAGTATGGGGAGTGGGATATAAATTTGATGAAACGATTTAA
- a CDS encoding DUF6254 family protein, with the protein MTQSKRQKERQWTVRKQAQNEPHGKVKSFEQLAKEEK; encoded by the coding sequence ATGACTCAATCGAAACGACAAAAAGAGCGACAATGGACCGTTCGAAAGCAAGCGCAAAATGAACCGCACGGGAAAGTGAAGTCGTTTGAACAACTAGCAAAAGAGGAAAAATAA
- the phoU gene encoding phosphate signaling complex protein PhoU — MTKRPTFDAALQQLREKLMTMVSASQHALHEAIEALKTQDLAKADEIIENDKKINEFEREINELAIMTILKQQPVASDLRRLIVALKISSDVERIGDIAVNIAKSVKFIGTEPHVKPIVHIPEMAAIVNEMLDHALHAFHNDDIEEAKRIALEDDRVDELQGKIIQELIDLMSEKPEFTNQITQLSFVTRNLERAGDHVTNIAENILYSVKGIRIDLNY, encoded by the coding sequence ATGACAAAACGCCCTACATTTGATGCAGCGCTTCAACAACTGCGAGAAAAATTAATGACGATGGTGTCTGCTTCCCAACATGCTTTACACGAAGCAATTGAAGCACTCAAAACACAAGATTTGGCGAAAGCGGACGAAATTATCGAAAATGATAAAAAAATTAATGAGTTTGAGCGCGAAATTAATGAGCTTGCGATTATGACGATTTTAAAGCAACAACCGGTCGCATCCGATTTACGCCGATTAATTGTTGCGCTAAAAATTTCATCTGATGTAGAACGCATCGGAGATATCGCTGTCAACATCGCCAAATCCGTCAAATTTATCGGCACAGAGCCACACGTGAAACCGATCGTTCACATTCCTGAAATGGCAGCAATCGTCAATGAAATGTTAGATCATGCGCTTCATGCGTTCCATAACGATGATATTGAAGAAGCGAAACGCATTGCGCTTGAAGATGATCGCGTAGATGAGTTGCAAGGAAAAATTATTCAAGAATTAATCGACTTAATGAGCGAAAAACCTGAGTTTACAAACCAAATTACACAATTATCGTTTGTGACGCGCAATCTTGAGCGCGCTGGCGACCATGTAACAAACATCGCTGAAAATATTTTATATAGCGTTAAAGGAATTCGTATTGATTTAAATTATTAA
- a CDS encoding YncE family protein — translation MQVRFFFLLIIVVLLASCTPETYTPIPRNKSVVGVVNIKEQSLSFVDYNTKKTMATWKMKNPVTKAILLPDGDTVMLFGQDMDEMMMYTLSTGKEKKRWRVNKGVTDVLVTKHELLVVNEKDGTVSVMTFDGKVKETIATPPSPFSIVADDKHRQWIVIHFKDGAISFIDQATKQVKRTVDTLDFAVSGLVVAETDELWVGGHGSGAYIQQEAYVHSLVDGRLLARVKAETMPIQFSQTSEAVYVLCHGSNMLYAFEPKTKHAIRSLNIGANPFAMIKTKSELIIASYDSNELVFVDEKTFKQTKTVSVGQGPFYIFFRDAKEE, via the coding sequence ATGCAAGTTCGTTTCTTTTTTTTACTTATCATCGTCGTTTTATTGGCAAGCTGCACACCAGAGACGTACACCCCAATTCCCCGAAACAAATCGGTCGTTGGGGTCGTCAATATAAAGGAGCAAAGCTTATCCTTCGTTGATTATAACACAAAAAAAACGATGGCAACATGGAAGATGAAAAATCCGGTAACGAAAGCCATCCTCCTTCCTGATGGCGATACGGTCATGTTGTTTGGACAAGACATGGATGAAATGATGATGTACACGCTATCGACAGGGAAAGAGAAAAAACGTTGGCGCGTAAACAAAGGGGTTACCGATGTGCTCGTCACAAAACACGAATTGCTCGTTGTGAACGAAAAAGACGGAACGGTATCGGTCATGACGTTCGACGGAAAAGTAAAAGAGACGATCGCTACTCCCCCCTCCCCTTTTTCCATCGTCGCCGACGACAAACATCGGCAATGGATTGTCATTCATTTTAAAGACGGAGCAATCTCATTCATTGATCAGGCGACAAAACAAGTCAAACGAACGGTCGATACGCTCGATTTTGCGGTCAGCGGCTTAGTTGTTGCTGAAACGGATGAACTATGGGTCGGTGGACATGGCAGCGGAGCGTATATTCAGCAAGAAGCGTATGTTCATTCGCTTGTCGACGGACGGTTGCTTGCGCGTGTGAAGGCAGAAACGATGCCGATTCAATTTTCGCAAACGAGCGAAGCGGTATATGTACTTTGTCACGGTTCAAACATGCTATATGCATTTGAACCGAAAACGAAACATGCCATACGCTCACTTAACATTGGCGCGAATCCTTTTGCGATGATAAAAACAAAAAGCGAGCTTATCATCGCTAGCTACGACAGCAACGAGCTCGTTTTTGTCGATGAAAAAACATTCAAACAAACGAAAACCGTTTCCGTCGGACAAGGGCCGTTTTACATCTTTTTCCGCGATGCGAAGGAGGAATAA
- a CDS encoding ATP-binding protein produces the protein MKRFNSLSLQQKLWLTISAFLMLAVLLLYAVAVYIYENIYITNVEQRLLQEGMNIAAKYKGGALTDSFRNTVSIINDVSDTEIVLVNNPRELSACLPFEVDHHAIISEAERQQLLAGKTVTKKGYEQTFNRHIVGVIIPLLDEHRLMGILYLYVPLASIEDVLKRIQTFIIIGGSFFLLITVFVGRKIAMHFTKPLQHMQQAAYRVSQGDFSAQVNVEAEDEIGQLAKTFNQMAKALAQEDERKKEFLANVSHELRTPLSYVKGYSEALLDDVVKDEAQQKKYIKLIHREASRMQRLVRDLLDLAQLEGTYPLVRTPFSIAQLVEETIEKYEPMLQEKNIRLLLDLDHDLIVDGDPDRIEQVLQNMLDNALRYTSFGGTISLRAVNKQPMCELMIADSGCGMSKEDIERLGERFFRADRSRSREHGGTGLGIAITKQIVKLHGGSIRFESERGNGTTVYIELPLYDAI, from the coding sequence ATGAAACGATTTAATTCTCTCTCACTCCAACAAAAACTATGGCTAACGATTAGCGCCTTTTTAATGCTTGCGGTGTTGCTTTTATATGCTGTTGCTGTTTATATATATGAAAACATTTATATCACCAACGTCGAACAACGTTTATTACAAGAAGGAATGAACATTGCCGCAAAATATAAAGGCGGTGCACTCACCGACTCGTTTCGCAACACCGTTTCTATCATCAATGACGTATCCGATACGGAAATTGTACTCGTGAACAACCCACGTGAATTGAGCGCATGCTTGCCGTTTGAAGTCGACCATCATGCGATTATTAGCGAAGCGGAACGACAACAACTACTCGCTGGAAAAACGGTAACGAAAAAAGGATATGAACAAACATTTAATCGGCATATTGTCGGTGTCATCATCCCGCTACTCGATGAACATCGCCTCATGGGCATTTTATATTTGTACGTGCCGCTTGCATCGATTGAAGATGTGCTTAAGCGCATTCAAACGTTCATCATTATTGGTGGAAGCTTTTTTTTACTCATTACTGTATTTGTCGGACGAAAAATCGCGATGCATTTCACGAAACCGCTGCAACATATGCAACAAGCCGCCTATCGCGTCTCGCAAGGCGATTTTTCCGCACAAGTGAACGTCGAAGCGGAAGACGAAATTGGGCAACTTGCCAAAACATTTAACCAAATGGCAAAAGCGCTCGCGCAAGAAGATGAACGAAAAAAAGAATTTTTAGCAAACGTCTCTCATGAATTGCGCACGCCGCTAAGCTATGTGAAAGGATATAGCGAAGCGCTACTAGACGACGTCGTGAAAGATGAAGCGCAACAAAAAAAATATATAAAACTCATTCATCGCGAGGCGAGCCGCATGCAACGCCTCGTGCGCGATTTGCTCGATTTAGCACAACTCGAAGGCACGTATCCGCTTGTACGCACACCATTTTCAATTGCACAATTAGTCGAGGAGACGATTGAAAAATATGAACCGATGTTGCAAGAAAAAAACATTCGCCTTTTGCTTGACCTCGATCACGACTTAATCGTCGATGGCGATCCCGACCGTATCGAACAAGTGTTGCAAAATATGCTCGATAATGCGTTGCGCTATACTTCTTTCGGCGGAACGATTTCGTTGCGTGCAGTAAACAAACAGCCGATGTGCGAACTCATGATCGCTGACTCCGGATGCGGCATGTCAAAAGAAGATATCGAACGATTAGGCGAACGATTTTTCCGCGCCGACCGCTCGCGCTCGCGCGAACATGGCGGCACAGGACTTGGCA
- the queD gene encoding 6-carboxytetrahydropterin synthase QueD — translation MIQQIYPQVIHPFRYELNKDMQIAAAHFIPHEAAGQCANMHGHTYFVNITVAGDELDESGFLINFQQLKKIVHNRFDHTVMNDHTDLFSNTSAEHFPTTEVVARKIAEIVQAHLDTLPNKPTCVQVFVRESPTSYVVYRPKAGKQ, via the coding sequence ATGATTCAACAAATTTATCCGCAAGTGATACACCCGTTTCGCTACGAGCTAAATAAAGATATGCAAATCGCTGCAGCGCACTTTATTCCGCACGAAGCGGCGGGGCAGTGCGCGAATATGCACGGGCATACGTATTTTGTCAACATTACTGTCGCAGGCGATGAACTCGATGAATCAGGCTTTTTAATTAACTTTCAACAGTTGAAAAAAATTGTTCACAACCGTTTCGATCATACGGTGATGAATGACCATACAGATTTATTTAGCAATACATCGGCCGAACATTTTCCGACGACAGAAGTGGTGGCGCGGAAAATTGCGGAAATTGTTCAAGCGCATTTAGACACGCTGCCAAACAAACCGACGTGCGTGCAAGTGTTTGTGCGCGAGTCCCCAACAAGCTACGTCGTATATCGTCCGAAAGCAGGGAAACAATAA
- the queC gene encoding 7-cyano-7-deazaguanine synthase QueC — MKKEKAVVVFSGGQDSTTCLFWAKKHFAEVEAVTFDYNQRHRLEIDVAASIAKQLEVPHTVLDMSLLNQLAPNALTRSDIAIEQKEGQLPSTFVDGRNLLFLSFAAVLAKQKGARHLVTGVCETDFSGYPDCRDVFIKSLNVTLNLAMDYQFVIHTPLMWLNKAETWKLADELGALEFVRTQTLTCYNGIIADGCGECPACVLRKRGLDQYMNEKKGADAQ; from the coding sequence ATGAAAAAAGAAAAAGCAGTCGTCGTGTTTAGTGGCGGCCAAGATAGCACGACTTGTTTATTTTGGGCGAAAAAGCATTTCGCTGAAGTCGAAGCTGTAACGTTCGATTACAATCAACGCCACCGGCTTGAAATTGACGTTGCTGCATCGATCGCAAAACAGCTGGAAGTGCCGCATACGGTGCTTGATATGTCGCTATTAAATCAGCTCGCACCAAATGCGCTTACAAGAAGCGATATAGCAATCGAGCAAAAAGAAGGACAATTGCCGTCCACGTTTGTCGATGGGCGCAATTTATTATTTTTATCGTTTGCGGCGGTGCTTGCGAAACAAAAAGGAGCACGCCATCTGGTGACAGGTGTATGTGAAACGGACTTTAGCGGCTACCCAGATTGCCGTGATGTATTCATTAAATCGCTAAACGTCACGCTTAACTTAGCGATGGATTACCAATTTGTCATTCATACGCCGCTCATGTGGCTCAATAAAGCGGAAACGTGGAAGCTTGCTGATGAGTTGGGAGCGCTTGAATTTGTGCGCACGCAAACGCTCACATGCTACAACGGCATCATCGCAGACGGCTGCGGCGAATGCCCGGCGTGCGTGTTGCGCAAACGCGGTCTCGACCAGTATATGAATGAGAAGAAAGGAGCAGATGCGCAATGA
- a CDS encoding YkvS family protein has protein sequence MKKAQIGDVIEFKNGLRGIVEKVNENSVIVDLTYMENYKELDLQERTVVNHKNYKIVE, from the coding sequence ATGAAAAAAGCGCAAATTGGCGACGTCATTGAATTTAAAAATGGGCTGCGGGGAATCGTTGAAAAAGTAAACGAAAATTCTGTGATTGTCGATTTAACGTACATGGAAAACTATAAAGAACTCGACTTGCAAGAACGAACGGTCGTCAATCATAAAAACTACAAAATTGTGGAATAA